The genomic stretch CGCACCGTCAATACGGCCCACAGGCGTAAAGTACTTGTTGGCGCGAAGCGAAGGAACCGGGAAGGCAGCCTGGGTACGGCTGTACGGGCGATCCCACTCGTCGGCAGAAACAACATCCACCGTATGCGGAGCGTTGCGCAGCACGGAATCTTCCACTGCGACTTTGCCTTCGGCAACCTCAAGAATTTCGCCGTAGATAGTTTCCATCGCCTCAATAAAGCGATCGAGTTCTTCCTTCGACTCCGATTCGGTCGGCTCCATCATCAGAGTGCCCGGAACCGGGAACGCCAGAGTAGGCGCATGGAAACCGAAGTCCATCAGACGCTTACACACGTCTTCGGCGGTCACATGGGAGCGGTCGGTAAGCTCACGAATATCTAGGATGCACTCGTGACCCACCAGGTTTGCGTTGCCGGTGTAGAGCACAGGGAACTTATCGTTGAGCTTTTTCGCCACATAGTTTGCGTTCAACACTGCGTACTCCGAGGACTTCTTCAAGCCCTCAGCACCGCTCATAGCAATGTACATCCAGCTGATGGGAAGCACACCGGCAGAGCCAAAGAACGCCTGCGCAATCGGAAGTGCCGCGCCGCTAGGCAACTTGCCTTCGGCATCCGCAGTCGCGGCATCACCGGGAAGGTACTTCGCCAGATGCTCACGAGCAGCAAGAGGTCCAACACCGGGACCGCCACCGCCGTGTGGAATGGAGAAGGTCTTGTGCAGGTTCAGATGGGAAATATCGCCGCCGAACTTACCCGGCTGTGCGAAGCCCATCTGCGCGTTCAGGTTTGCGCCGTCCACGTAGACCTGACCACCCGCGGCATGCACAAGCTCGCAAACCTCAGATACCTGAGGCTCAAACACGCCGTGCGTCGAGGGATAAGTAATCATGATGCCAGCGATCTTATCGCCGTACTTCTCGATCTTCGCCTTCAGATCATCAACATCAATCGAGCCGTCGGATGCGGTCGCCACACCCGCAACCTTGAGCCCAGCAAGCGCTGCGGACGCGGCATTCGTGCCGTGCGCCGAAAGCGGAATAAGCACGGTATCACGCTCGTGATCGCCGTTAGCCTCGTGGTAGGCACGAATAGCACGCAGACCACCGTACTCACCGGTCGCACCGGAGTTCGGCTGCAAAGACACGACATCGTATCCGGTGATAGCGACCAACCAGTCGGAAAGTTCCTTGATGAGCTTATGCCAGCCCTGAGCCTGATCGGCGGGCACCAACGGGTGAATATTCGCAAATTCGGGCCAGGAAATCGGTTCCATTTCCGCAGCCGCGTTGAGCTTCATAGTGCACGAACCCAGAGGAATCATCGTGCGATCCAGAGCCAAATCCTTATCAGAGAGGTGGCGCAGGTAGCGCATCATCTCGGTCTCAGAACGGTACTTATGGAAAACGGGATGCTTCATGTACTCATCGGTACGGAGCAGATCTGTGGGAATGCTGAACTTGGCATCTGCCTCGGAGGGAAGTTCTGCGCCAAATGCCTTTACCAGACGCTCAAGAACCCGGTCATCATGAGATTCACCAACCGAAATACCCACGCGGTTCTCGTTGATACGGCGGATGTTAATGCCAGCCTCAAGCGCCTTTGCAACGAGTTCATCTGCGCGAGCCGATGCATCAATCACCACGGTGTCAAAGAAATGCTCATAGGCAATACCGAATCCGGCGCTTTCCAGGGCTGTTGCTACACGAGCTGCGTTAGTATGCAGACGTTCGGCGATAGCACGCAGCCCCTCGGGACCGTGATACACAGCGTAAGCACCGGCAACAATCGCCAGCAAAGCCTGAGCGGTACAGATATTACTGGTAGCCTTCTCGCGACGAATGTGCTGTTCGCGGGTTTGCAGAGACAAACGGTACGAAGGCTTACCGGCGGAATCCTGCGACACACCGACCAGACGGCCCGGCATAGTGCGTTCCATGCCCTTATGCACGGCCATGTAGGCGGCATGCGGACCACCAAAGAAGAACGGCAGACCGAAACGCTGGGTATTGCCCACTGCAATATCGGCACCGAGTTCCCCAGGAGACTTCAGCAGGGTGAGCGCCAGAAGATCGGCATCCACGGTCACTAGGGCGTTACGTTCCTTGGCCGCCTTCACCAGTGGTTCAATGTCACGAATTTCTCCGTCGGATGCGGGGTACGCAAGCACCACACCGTACAGATCGCCCTCGGGCAGCCCCTCAGAGAAATCAGTAACTACAAACGGAATGTCAAGAAGTTCGGCAC from Rothia dentocariosa ATCC 17931 encodes the following:
- the gcvP gene encoding aminomethyl-transferring glycine dehydrogenase produces the protein MSFIDRHLGPRSADAEQMLKALGYDSLGALMDDAVPPQIRLHGELDLPDPLTEQDALAKIAEYAAENKVYTQMIGEGYYDAVTPAVLRRNILENPGFYTSYTPYQAEISQGRLEALLNFQNVVMELTGLDIANASLLDEASAVAEAVVMMHRANRKVKNGFFAIDSRCLPQVLAVVRGRAELLDIPFVVTDFSEGLPEGDLYGVVLAYPASDGEIRDIEPLVKAAKERNALVTVDADLLALTLLKSPGELGADIAVGNTQRFGLPFFFGGPHAAYMAVHKGMERTMPGRLVGVSQDSAGKPSYRLSLQTREQHIRREKATSNICTAQALLAIVAGAYAVYHGPEGLRAIAERLHTNAARVATALESAGFGIAYEHFFDTVVIDASARADELVAKALEAGINIRRINENRVGISVGESHDDRVLERLVKAFGAELPSEADAKFSIPTDLLRTDEYMKHPVFHKYRSETEMMRYLRHLSDKDLALDRTMIPLGSCTMKLNAAAEMEPISWPEFANIHPLVPADQAQGWHKLIKELSDWLVAITGYDVVSLQPNSGATGEYGGLRAIRAYHEANGDHERDTVLIPLSAHGTNAASAALAGLKVAGVATASDGSIDVDDLKAKIEKYGDKIAGIMITYPSTHGVFEPQVSEVCELVHAAGGQVYVDGANLNAQMGFAQPGKFGGDISHLNLHKTFSIPHGGGGPGVGPLAAREHLAKYLPGDAATADAEGKLPSGAALPIAQAFFGSAGVLPISWMYIAMSGAEGLKKSSEYAVLNANYVAKKLNDKFPVLYTGNANLVGHECILDIRELTDRSHVTAEDVCKRLMDFGFHAPTLAFPVPGTLMMEPTESESKEELDRFIEAMETIYGEILEVAEGKVAVEDSVLRNAPHTVDVVSADEWDRPYSRTQAAFPVPSLRANKYFTPVGRIDGAGGDRHFVCECPPVEAFDLEAHAE